One Methylobacterium oryzae DNA window includes the following coding sequences:
- a CDS encoding S1C family serine protease, which translates to MPDRTVRIVLAAVLVLLALYVAQPYLQPLLYAADTPRAITARGDLAPAESSTVALFERASPSVVHVFAQGAAQNRDLLDLDDQGGEQGGTQTGTGFVWDGAGHIVTNTHVVQNAARSGGSVSVRMSDGEVVPATLVGMAPSYDLAVLQLGRVRTMPPPLAIGTSADLKVGQSAFAIGNPFGLDHTLTTGVISAVRRRMPTSEGREVSGVIQTDAAINPGNSGGPLLDSAGRLIGVNTAIVSPSGASAGIGFAIPVDVVNRIVPELIKAGRVRNPGIGIIAAQEAATARLGIDGVVIVRVLPGSPAAQAGLRGVDPQTGDLGDVIVEANDRPVHRLADLTAAIEEAGLGAGVTLKVERDGRIRQVRVTTAEVAENRR; encoded by the coding sequence GTGCCGGATCGTACCGTGCGCATCGTCCTCGCCGCGGTCCTGGTCCTGCTGGCGCTCTACGTCGCCCAGCCCTACCTGCAGCCGCTGCTCTACGCGGCCGACACGCCCCGGGCGATCACGGCCCGCGGCGATCTGGCGCCGGCCGAGTCCTCGACGGTCGCGCTGTTCGAGCGCGCGAGCCCGTCCGTCGTTCACGTTTTCGCGCAGGGCGCCGCGCAGAACCGCGACCTGCTCGACCTCGACGACCAGGGCGGCGAGCAGGGCGGGACGCAGACCGGCACCGGCTTCGTGTGGGACGGCGCCGGTCACATCGTCACCAACACCCACGTCGTGCAGAACGCCGCGCGGAGCGGCGGCTCGGTCTCGGTCCGGATGAGCGACGGCGAGGTCGTGCCCGCCACCCTCGTCGGGATGGCGCCGTCCTACGACCTCGCGGTCCTGCAATTGGGGCGGGTGCGGACCATGCCGCCGCCGCTGGCGATCGGCACCTCGGCCGATCTCAAGGTCGGGCAGTCGGCCTTCGCCATCGGCAACCCGTTCGGCCTCGACCACACGCTGACCACCGGGGTCATCAGCGCCGTGCGCCGCCGCATGCCGACGAGCGAGGGCCGCGAAGTGTCCGGCGTCATCCAGACGGACGCGGCGATCAACCCGGGCAATTCCGGCGGCCCGCTCCTCGATTCCGCCGGCCGGCTGATCGGCGTCAACACCGCCATCGTGTCACCGTCCGGCGCCAGCGCCGGCATCGGCTTCGCGATCCCCGTCGACGTGGTGAACCGGATCGTGCCGGAGCTGATCAAGGCCGGCCGCGTGCGCAATCCCGGCATCGGCATCATCGCCGCCCAGGAGGCGGCCACCGCGCGGCTCGGCATCGACGGCGTGGTCATCGTGCGGGTGCTGCCCGGCTCCCCGGCCGCGCAGGCCGGTCTGCGCGGCGTCGACCCGCAGACCGGCGACCTCGGCGACGTGATCGTCGAGGCCAACGATCGCCCGGTCCACCGCCTCGCGGACCTGACCGCGGCCATCGAGGAGGCCGGCCTCGGCGCCGGCGTGACCCTCAAGGTGGAGCGCGACGGCCGGATCCGGCAGGTCCGCGTCACCACCGCCGAGGTCGCGGAGAACCGGCGATGA
- the clpA gene encoding ATP-dependent Clp protease ATP-binding subunit ClpA — MPSFSRSLEQALHRALALAGERRHEYATLEHLLLALVDDQDAAAVMRACNVEIDTLKRSLVDYVDTELSNLTGDGRQDAKPTAGFQRVIQRAVIHVQSSGREEVTGANVLVAIFAERESHAAYFLQEQDMTRYDAVNYISHGIAKRPGASEAKPVRGADEEGASERPSDEGDPRGAKKKGDALDAYCVNLNKKARDGKIDPLIGRESEVQRTIQVLCRRQKNNPLLVGDPGVGKTAIAEGLARKIIQHEVPEVLADATVFSLDMGTLLAGTRYRGDFEERLKQVMKEIEAHPNAIMFIDEIHTVIGAGATSGGAMDASNLLKPALASGTLRCIGSTTYKEYRQYFEKDRALVRRFQKIDVNEPSIPDTIEIVKGLRPYFEEFHKLKYTTEAVKAAVELSARYINDRKLPDKAIDVIDETGASQMLVPEARRKRTIGIKEIEATIATMARIPPKTVSKDDAVVLQHLTENLKRVVYGQPNAIEALTSAIKLARAGLRDPDKPIGSYLFAGPTGVGKTEAAKQLAASLGVEMLRFDMSEYMERHTVSRLIGAPPGYVGFDQGGLLTDGIDQHPHCVLLLDEIEKAHPDLFNILLQVMDHGKLTDHNGKQVDFRNVIIIMTSNAGASDLAKAAYGFTQSKRSGDDVEAINRLFAPEFRNRLDAIISFGHLPKDVVAKVVDKFVLQLEAQLADRNVTIELSDEARDWLVEHGYDDAMGARPMARLIQSTIKTPLADEVLFGKLKDGGAVRVVVRKPEDGEAKAGAKDSLGFDFPAGPVTPKPEKDVTNAAKRHKRAKPRTAARKKTPKDNKGGGGSSGGGVRTVPKVPLVRA, encoded by the coding sequence TTGCCAAGCTTCTCACGCAGCCTAGAACAAGCCCTCCACCGCGCCCTGGCGCTCGCCGGGGAGCGCCGGCACGAATACGCGACGCTGGAGCATCTCCTGCTCGCCCTGGTGGATGACCAAGATGCGGCCGCGGTCATGCGCGCCTGCAACGTCGAGATCGACACGCTCAAGCGCAGCTTGGTCGACTACGTCGACACCGAGCTCTCCAACCTCACCGGCGATGGCCGGCAGGACGCCAAGCCCACGGCCGGGTTCCAGCGCGTGATCCAGCGCGCCGTGATCCACGTCCAGTCGTCGGGCCGCGAGGAGGTGACCGGCGCCAACGTGCTGGTGGCGATCTTCGCCGAGCGCGAGAGCCACGCCGCCTACTTCCTGCAGGAGCAGGACATGACCCGCTACGACGCGGTCAACTACATCAGCCACGGCATCGCCAAGCGGCCCGGCGCCTCCGAGGCGAAGCCCGTGCGCGGCGCCGACGAGGAGGGCGCGTCCGAGCGTCCGAGCGACGAGGGCGATCCCCGCGGCGCCAAGAAGAAGGGCGACGCGCTCGACGCCTACTGCGTCAACCTCAACAAGAAGGCCCGCGACGGCAAGATCGACCCGCTGATCGGCCGCGAGAGCGAGGTCCAGCGGACGATCCAGGTCCTCTGCCGCCGGCAGAAGAACAACCCGCTGCTGGTCGGCGATCCCGGCGTCGGCAAGACCGCGATCGCCGAAGGTCTGGCGCGCAAGATCATCCAGCACGAGGTGCCGGAGGTGCTCGCCGACGCGACCGTCTTCTCCCTCGACATGGGCACGCTGCTCGCCGGCACCCGCTACCGGGGCGACTTCGAGGAGCGCCTCAAGCAGGTCATGAAGGAGATCGAGGCGCACCCGAACGCGATCATGTTCATCGACGAGATCCACACGGTGATCGGCGCCGGCGCGACCTCGGGCGGGGCCATGGACGCGTCGAACCTGCTCAAGCCGGCGCTCGCCTCCGGCACGCTGCGCTGCATCGGCTCGACCACCTACAAGGAGTACCGCCAGTACTTCGAGAAGGACCGCGCCCTGGTGCGGCGCTTCCAGAAGATCGACGTCAACGAGCCGTCGATCCCCGACACGATCGAGATCGTGAAGGGCCTGCGGCCGTACTTCGAGGAGTTCCACAAGCTCAAGTACACGACCGAGGCCGTGAAGGCCGCGGTGGAGCTGTCGGCCCGCTACATCAACGACCGCAAGCTGCCCGACAAGGCGATCGACGTGATCGACGAGACCGGCGCCTCGCAGATGCTGGTGCCGGAGGCGCGCCGCAAGCGCACCATCGGCATCAAGGAGATAGAGGCGACCATCGCCACGATGGCCCGGATCCCGCCGAAGACGGTCTCCAAGGACGACGCGGTGGTGCTCCAGCACCTGACCGAGAACCTGAAGCGCGTGGTCTACGGACAGCCGAACGCCATCGAGGCCCTAACCTCGGCGATCAAGCTGGCCCGGGCCGGCCTGCGCGACCCGGACAAGCCGATCGGCTCGTACCTGTTCGCGGGCCCGACCGGCGTCGGCAAGACCGAGGCCGCCAAGCAGCTCGCCGCCTCGCTCGGCGTCGAGATGCTGCGCTTCGACATGTCGGAGTACATGGAGCGCCACACGGTGAGCCGCCTGATCGGCGCGCCCCCCGGCTACGTGGGCTTCGACCAGGGCGGCCTGCTCACCGACGGGATCGACCAGCACCCGCACTGCGTGCTCCTCCTCGACGAGATCGAGAAGGCGCATCCGGACCTGTTCAACATCCTGCTGCAGGTGATGGATCACGGGAAGCTGACCGACCACAACGGCAAGCAGGTCGATTTCCGCAACGTCATCATCATCATGACGTCGAACGCGGGCGCCTCGGACCTGGCCAAGGCGGCCTACGGCTTCACCCAGTCGAAGCGCTCCGGCGACGACGTCGAGGCGATCAACCGGCTGTTCGCGCCGGAATTCCGCAACCGGCTCGACGCGATCATCTCGTTCGGCCACCTGCCGAAGGACGTGGTGGCGAAGGTGGTGGACAAGTTCGTCCTCCAGCTCGAGGCGCAGCTCGCCGACCGCAACGTCACGATCGAGCTCTCCGACGAGGCCCGGGACTGGCTGGTGGAGCACGGCTACGACGACGCGATGGGCGCGCGCCCGATGGCCCGGCTGATCCAGTCGACCATCAAGACGCCGCTCGCCGACGAGGTCCTGTTCGGCAAGCTCAAGGACGGCGGCGCGGTCCGCGTGGTCGTCCGCAAGCCGGAGGACGGCGAGGCCAAGGCCGGCGCCAAGGACAGCCTGGGCTTCGACTTCCCGGCGGGTCCCGTGACGCCCAAGCCCGAGAAGGACGTGACCAACGCCGCCAAGCGCCACAAGCGCGCCAAGCCCCGCACCGCGGCCCGGAAGAAGACGCCGAAGGACAACAAGGGCGGCGGCGGCAGCTCGGGCGGCGGCGTCCGGACCGTGCCGAAGGTGCCACTCGTGCGCGCCTAA
- a CDS encoding phasin family protein: MQKPPALPLSPVASGFGTPLRRFGIASRAAQTLGIEYLDSVKKALDDLGATWGALAVARSPTEILAVQAAYLQRAGERAAARSAAAGDAMLGLTGAFLRPKALAPAAARPGPAR, encoded by the coding sequence ATGCAGAAACCCCCTGCCCTCCCCCTGAGCCCGGTCGCCTCCGGCTTCGGGACGCCCCTGCGGCGGTTCGGGATCGCGAGCCGCGCGGCCCAGACCCTCGGCATCGAGTATCTCGACTCGGTCAAGAAGGCCCTCGACGACCTCGGGGCGACCTGGGGGGCGCTGGCGGTGGCGCGCAGCCCGACCGAGATCCTGGCGGTGCAGGCCGCGTACCTGCAGCGGGCCGGGGAGCGCGCCGCGGCTCGCTCGGCCGCCGCCGGCGACGCGATGCTGGGCCTGACCGGCGCGTTCCTGCGGCCGAAGGCGCTGGCACCGGCCGCGGCCCGTCCCGGCCCGGCGCGCTAG
- a CDS encoding D-alanyl-D-alanine carboxypeptidase: MRSVVGRSRTIPALPAAILAAAVLTAMASPADARRGRHHHARAGGGYNPPYAAMVVDVKSGKTLHAVNEDALRHPASITKVMTLYMLFEQMERGKFALDSDLTISAHAAAQAPSKLGLRPGQTISVEDAIKAIVTKSANDVACAIGENIAGSEERFAQMMTAKAHALGMSRTHYANASGLPDPDQLTTARDLTVLARAIQDRFPHYYRYFQTRSFAFRGRVIGNHNRLLGNVQGVDGIKTGYTRDSGFNLMTAAKSEGRQIVAIVLGGKSGASRDRIMADLVRASLPRAYAGARISAPVTEVAERARPAVVADAVSRTRTQVASADDEDVETTGTTGEPLDLSPAKTTTPGGTWKPGPQGIPKAAQAYAGGGNAQPPFPGASKSTARVASLERDEPPKAVSGARVVPTAWVIQLGAMDDESKARTMLSEARAKVGGSLSKAAPYTVKVEHGGTTLFRARFSGFSEQDSAQEACSALKRSGFSCFATRS, encoded by the coding sequence ATGCGTAGCGTAGTAGGCCGCTCCCGGACGATTCCAGCGCTCCCGGCCGCGATCCTGGCCGCCGCCGTCCTGACGGCCATGGCCTCACCGGCCGACGCCCGGCGCGGTCGGCACCACCACGCCCGCGCCGGCGGCGGCTACAACCCGCCCTACGCGGCGATGGTCGTGGACGTGAAGAGCGGCAAGACCTTGCACGCGGTGAACGAGGACGCCCTGCGGCACCCGGCCTCGATCACCAAGGTGATGACGCTCTACATGCTGTTCGAGCAGATGGAGCGGGGCAAGTTCGCCCTCGATTCCGACCTGACCATCTCGGCCCACGCCGCCGCCCAGGCGCCGTCCAAGCTCGGCCTGCGCCCCGGCCAGACCATCTCGGTCGAGGACGCCATCAAGGCGATCGTGACGAAGTCGGCGAACGACGTGGCCTGCGCCATCGGCGAGAACATCGCTGGCTCCGAGGAGCGCTTCGCCCAGATGATGACCGCGAAGGCCCACGCCCTCGGCATGAGCCGCACGCACTACGCCAACGCCTCGGGCCTGCCCGATCCGGACCAGCTGACCACCGCGCGTGACCTGACCGTGCTGGCCCGGGCGATCCAGGACCGGTTCCCGCACTACTACCGCTACTTCCAGACCCGGTCCTTCGCGTTCCGCGGCCGGGTGATCGGCAACCACAACCGCCTCCTGGGCAACGTCCAGGGCGTCGACGGGATCAAGACCGGCTACACGCGGGATTCCGGCTTCAACCTGATGACCGCGGCGAAGTCCGAGGGGCGCCAGATCGTGGCGATCGTGCTGGGCGGCAAGTCCGGCGCGAGCCGCGACCGGATCATGGCCGACCTCGTCCGCGCCAGCCTGCCGCGCGCCTATGCCGGCGCCCGGATCTCGGCGCCGGTCACCGAGGTCGCCGAGCGCGCCCGCCCGGCGGTCGTCGCCGACGCGGTCTCGCGGACCCGCACGCAGGTCGCCTCGGCGGACGACGAGGACGTCGAGACAACCGGCACCACCGGCGAGCCCCTCGACCTGTCCCCCGCCAAGACGACGACGCCGGGCGGCACCTGGAAGCCCGGCCCGCAGGGGATCCCGAAGGCGGCCCAGGCCTATGCCGGCGGCGGCAACGCCCAGCCGCCCTTCCCGGGCGCGTCCAAGTCCACGGCCCGGGTGGCCTCCCTCGAGCGCGACGAGCCGCCGAAGGCGGTCTCCGGCGCCCGCGTCGTCCCGACCGCCTGGGTGATCCAGCTCGGCGCCATGGACGACGAGTCCAAGGCCCGGACGATGCTCTCGGAAGCGCGCGCCAAGGTCGGCGGCAGCCTGTCGAAGGCCGCGCCCTACACGGTCAAGGTCGAGCACGGCGGCACCACGCTGTTCCGCGCCCGCTTCTCGGGCTTCTCCGAGCAGGATTCCGCCCAGGAGGCCTGCTCGGCCCTGAAGCGAAGCGGCTTCAGCTGCTTCGCCACCCGGAGCTGA
- the clpS gene encoding ATP-dependent Clp protease adapter ClpS, translating to MQGTASSTREHRPARIAVTASGSRTPGGDDRSNTAIITRTKPRTKRPSLYRVLLLNDDYTPMEFVVLVVERFFNKSHEDAYQIMMHVHQNGVGECGVFTYEVAETKVTQVMDFARKHQHPLQCVMEKK from the coding sequence ATGCAGGGCACCGCGAGTTCGACCAGGGAGCACCGGCCGGCGCGTATCGCGGTCACGGCATCCGGTTCGCGCACGCCCGGGGGCGACGACCGGTCCAACACCGCGATCATCACGCGCACGAAGCCGCGGACCAAGCGGCCGAGTCTGTACCGGGTACTCCTTCTGAACGACGACTATACGCCGATGGAGTTCGTGGTCCTGGTGGTCGAGCGGTTCTTCAACAAGAGCCACGAGGACGCCTACCAGATCATGATGCACGTGCATCAGAACGGGGTCGGCGAGTGCGGGGTCTTCACCTACGAGGTGGCGGAGACCAAGGTGACGCAGGTCATGGACTTCGCACGCAAACACCAACATCCTCTCCAGTGCGTTATGGAAAAGAAATAG
- a CDS encoding J domain-containing protein, which translates to MVLFAGLLACLTLWWLSKNSGGLGRRLRGGLRAGLGAALGRARLPTFGAFALLAAGFLLLRGNFVLAALLGLSGVWMIEGQAAMTARLRRLIRPGSGERPRDPEDRRFRTVLIDALVRPDGSLRTGRVIAGPGAGAWLDSMPTGAVVELLRLCRIRDAAGAALLEPYLDRRSPGWRVDAEGDRDPRPRRPPHPGAMTQEQAYEILGLQRGATAEEIRSAHRSLMKRAHPDQGGSAEGAARVNAARDRLLNRHR; encoded by the coding sequence ATGGTGCTGTTCGCCGGCCTGCTCGCCTGCCTGACCCTGTGGTGGCTGTCGAAGAACTCGGGCGGCCTCGGCCGGAGGCTCCGCGGCGGTCTCCGGGCTGGCCTCGGTGCCGCCCTCGGGCGGGCGCGTCTGCCGACCTTCGGCGCCTTCGCGCTGCTCGCGGCCGGGTTCCTGCTCCTGCGCGGGAACTTCGTCCTCGCGGCACTGCTCGGGCTGAGCGGCGTCTGGATGATCGAGGGCCAGGCCGCCATGACCGCGCGGCTGCGCCGGCTGATCCGGCCGGGATCCGGCGAGCGCCCGCGCGACCCGGAGGACCGCCGCTTCCGCACGGTCCTGATCGACGCCCTCGTGCGCCCGGACGGCAGCCTGCGCACGGGCCGCGTCATCGCGGGGCCGGGCGCCGGCGCGTGGCTCGACAGCATGCCCACCGGGGCCGTGGTCGAGCTGCTGCGGCTCTGCCGGATCCGCGACGCCGCCGGCGCCGCCCTGCTAGAGCCGTATCTCGACCGCCGGTCGCCCGGATGGCGTGTAGACGCTGAGGGCGATCGCGACCCGCGGCCGCGCCGTCCGCCGCATCCAGGGGCGATGACGCAGGAGCAGGCGTACGAGATCCTGGGGCTTCAGCGCGGGGCGACCGCTGAGGAGATCCGGTCGGCCCACCGGTCTCTCATGAAGCGCGCCCACCCCGACCAGGGGGGCAGCGCCGAGGGCGCGGCGCGCGTCAACGCGGCCCGGGACAGGCTTCTGAACCGACATCGCTGA
- a CDS encoding SbcC/MukB-like Walker B domain-containing protein, which translates to MYVLTDIAISNWYLIRREQIRLRGAAALVGPTGAGKSTIFDAVGTVLAGNNASRLALNASASGRSARTVRDYCLGWISDPAEGGRPTRESCETVLVLVFENPDSGRVVSVGLALAARAAEPKETVLSRFIAVGHRFEVSDYARTAPGGTYTAPWSEIAAELRARASSFTEYRTSGERFTADVLATLREGAPAPEPRHFLRSFANAVAFKPIFDTSAFVRAFVLEPEPLDVERVRHSIANWRRLRETIAELETRLGRLRRLRDRYEAWGEAVLAAATHELRAASADLRRRSLDLIAVRGRLREGADTLRIARERVAASRGYVREIDGEIAEKKALAAAGAAEGRLAASTLGLSMLERDRKELIGRIGDLVALVGQMAKLQPVTPILRQSCPQAARLAEACARAGLRRDASPEEILRPDGPLAELADGLARLPDFDEALERAAEDAALKARAQESEAERTAPRTGGGPAARLSSDTVAFRGELERRGIDALPICELAEIVDPTWGPALEGLLGRAREALVVAPDRLSEALGVLQSGRDRYSRCILVKTTDTAKQRARRYDDGPLTVIETSDPHAEAFLGVRLGGYDLARDDAELARLSRAVAPSGRTTAGMAYTVTRSVDLLMTRGHRGPTADSRRAHEIAVAEARRLRGEAAVLREAARTAAAIRARVARGLDAVEALRAELDGLEGRRRTLQTEREGIEKRDTAGLAAEIAALTTERVGYLRELSEELEPKLDRLLADEAALRARLGPVREAVRAALSARRAALRQLSAGDAARVRLARAEPFDLGAVAEARRALAGLDAKAAGARVSAERGLARDSAEAARSHGRIAERELAEACAAWRVENPLASGDAPAIDGFAWVRREYEAVEGHELRRYRAQAERAESEMRRLMTEDLLTRLADRFERVHARLAALNERLSARSFTGQTYAFEAAVDRRYAAVHALATETARSPEAAQALLAGEAEGPMAAALEEITALIAGADDAARLADYRNYFVYEIGMRDRAGNRTTMSARALRGSGGEAQAPFYVAIAASLASAYYPGDRPGDENPGLGLCLLDEAFSKLDVRNSQALVDLYRAWGLQLLIAAPEDKRTTLTEVMDTIVTVYKSPDLTSVRIEAEHPLEAARRALHAINPDQVGIEGFRQSDAAE; encoded by the coding sequence GTGTACGTCCTCACCGACATCGCCATCTCGAACTGGTACCTGATCCGCCGCGAGCAGATCCGCCTGCGCGGCGCCGCGGCGCTGGTCGGGCCGACCGGCGCCGGGAAGTCGACGATCTTCGACGCGGTCGGCACGGTGCTGGCCGGCAACAACGCCAGCCGCCTCGCCCTCAACGCCTCGGCCTCCGGCCGCAGCGCCCGCACCGTGCGCGACTACTGCCTGGGCTGGATCAGCGACCCGGCGGAGGGCGGCCGCCCGACGCGGGAATCCTGCGAGACCGTGCTGGTGCTGGTCTTCGAGAACCCCGATTCCGGCCGCGTGGTCTCGGTCGGCCTCGCCCTGGCGGCCCGGGCCGCCGAGCCGAAGGAGACCGTGCTGTCGCGCTTCATCGCGGTCGGGCACAGGTTCGAGGTCTCCGACTACGCCCGCACCGCCCCCGGCGGCACCTACACGGCGCCCTGGAGCGAGATCGCCGCGGAGCTGCGCGCCCGCGCGTCGAGCTTCACCGAGTACCGCACCTCCGGCGAGCGCTTCACGGCCGACGTGCTGGCGACCCTGCGCGAGGGCGCGCCGGCGCCGGAGCCGCGCCACTTCCTGCGCAGCTTCGCCAACGCGGTGGCGTTCAAGCCGATCTTCGACACCAGCGCCTTCGTGCGCGCCTTCGTGCTCGAGCCGGAGCCCCTCGACGTCGAGCGCGTGCGCCACTCCATCGCCAACTGGCGGCGCCTCCGGGAGACCATCGCCGAGCTGGAGACCCGGCTCGGGCGCCTGCGGCGCCTGCGCGACCGCTACGAGGCCTGGGGCGAGGCGGTCCTCGCCGCCGCGACGCACGAGCTGCGGGCGGCCAGCGCCGATCTGCGCCGCCGCAGCCTCGACCTCATCGCCGTCCGGGGCCGCCTCCGCGAGGGCGCCGACACCCTGCGCATCGCCCGCGAGCGCGTCGCGGCGAGCCGCGGCTACGTCCGCGAGATCGACGGCGAGATCGCCGAGAAGAAGGCGCTGGCCGCCGCGGGCGCCGCCGAGGGCCGGCTCGCGGCCTCGACGCTCGGCCTGTCCATGCTGGAGCGCGACCGCAAGGAGCTGATCGGCCGGATCGGCGACCTCGTCGCCCTCGTCGGGCAGATGGCCAAGCTCCAGCCGGTCACCCCGATCCTGCGGCAGAGCTGCCCGCAGGCGGCCCGCCTCGCCGAGGCCTGCGCCCGGGCTGGCCTGCGCCGGGACGCCTCGCCCGAGGAGATCCTGCGCCCCGACGGCCCGCTGGCCGAGCTGGCCGACGGGCTGGCGCGCCTGCCCGACTTCGACGAGGCCCTGGAGCGGGCCGCCGAGGACGCGGCGCTCAAGGCCCGCGCGCAGGAGAGCGAGGCCGAGCGCACGGCGCCGCGCACCGGCGGCGGCCCGGCGGCGCGGCTGTCCTCCGATACGGTGGCGTTCCGCGGCGAGCTGGAGCGACGCGGGATCGACGCGCTGCCGATCTGCGAATTGGCCGAGATCGTCGACCCGACCTGGGGGCCGGCCCTCGAAGGGCTGCTCGGGCGCGCCCGCGAGGCCCTGGTGGTCGCACCGGACCGGCTGAGCGAGGCGCTCGGCGTGCTGCAATCCGGCCGCGACCGCTACAGCCGCTGCATCCTGGTCAAGACCACCGACACCGCCAAGCAGCGCGCCCGCCGCTACGACGACGGTCCGCTCACCGTGATCGAGACCAGCGACCCCCACGCCGAGGCGTTCCTCGGCGTGCGGCTCGGCGGCTACGACCTCGCCCGGGACGATGCCGAACTGGCGCGCCTGTCCCGGGCCGTGGCGCCCAGCGGCCGGACCACGGCCGGCATGGCCTACACCGTCACCCGCAGCGTCGACCTGCTGATGACCCGCGGCCATCGCGGGCCGACCGCCGACAGCCGCCGCGCCCACGAGATCGCCGTCGCGGAGGCGCGGCGCCTGCGCGGCGAGGCCGCGGTCCTGCGCGAGGCCGCCCGGACGGCCGCCGCGATCCGGGCCCGCGTCGCCCGGGGCCTCGACGCGGTGGAGGCCCTGCGGGCCGAGCTCGACGGGCTGGAGGGGCGGCGGCGCACGCTCCAGACCGAGCGGGAAGGCATCGAGAAGCGCGACACGGCCGGGCTCGCCGCCGAGATCGCCGCGCTGACCACCGAGCGGGTCGGCTACCTGCGGGAATTGTCGGAGGAGCTGGAGCCGAAGCTCGACCGCCTGCTCGCCGACGAGGCGGCCCTGCGCGCCCGTCTGGGGCCGGTGCGCGAGGCCGTCCGCGCCGCCCTGTCGGCCCGCCGCGCGGCCCTGCGCCAGCTGAGCGCGGGCGACGCGGCGCGGGTGCGCCTCGCCCGCGCCGAGCCCTTCGACCTCGGCGCGGTCGCCGAGGCGCGGCGGGCGCTCGCCGGCCTCGACGCCAAGGCGGCCGGGGCGCGGGTGAGCGCCGAGCGCGGTCTCGCGCGGGATTCCGCTGAGGCCGCCCGCTCGCACGGGCGCATCGCCGAGCGCGAGCTGGCGGAGGCCTGCGCCGCCTGGCGGGTCGAGAACCCCCTCGCCTCGGGCGACGCCCCGGCGATCGACGGCTTCGCCTGGGTGCGCCGGGAATACGAGGCGGTCGAGGGGCACGAGCTGCGCCGCTACCGGGCGCAGGCCGAGCGGGCCGAGTCCGAGATGCGCCGCCTCATGACCGAGGACCTGCTGACGCGCCTCGCCGACCGGTTCGAGCGGGTCCATGCCCGGCTCGCGGCCCTGAACGAGCGGCTCTCGGCGCGCAGCTTCACCGGCCAGACCTACGCGTTCGAGGCGGCGGTGGACCGCCGCTACGCTGCCGTCCACGCGCTGGCCACCGAGACCGCTCGCTCGCCCGAGGCCGCGCAGGCGCTGCTCGCCGGCGAGGCGGAGGGGCCGATGGCGGCCGCGCTCGAGGAGATCACCGCGCTGATCGCCGGCGCGGACGACGCGGCGCGGCTCGCCGATTACCGCAACTACTTCGTCTACGAGATCGGCATGCGCGACCGGGCGGGCAACCGCACCACGATGTCGGCCCGGGCGCTGCGCGGCTCCGGCGGCGAGGCGCAGGCGCCGTTCTACGTGGCGATCGCCGCGTCGCTCGCCAGCGCCTACTACCCGGGCGACCGGCCGGGCGACGAGAATCCGGGGCTGGGCCTGTGCCTGCTCGACGAGGCGTTCTCGAAGCTCGACGTGCGCAATAGCCAGGCGCTGGTCGATCTCTACCGCGCCTGGGGGCTGCAGCTGCTGATCGCCGCCCCCGAGGACAAGCGCACGACGCTGACCGAGGTGATGGACACGATCGTGACGGTCTACAAGAGCCCGGATCTGACCTCGGTCCGGATCGAGGCCGAGCACCCGCTCGAGGCGGCCCGGCGGGCGCTGCACGCGATCAACCCCGATCAGGTCGGGATCGAGGGCTTCCGCCAGTCGGACGCCGCGGAGTGA